The following proteins come from a genomic window of Eretmochelys imbricata isolate rEreImb1 chromosome 11, rEreImb1.hap1, whole genome shotgun sequence:
- the CATIP gene encoding LOW QUALITY PROTEIN: ciliogenesis-associated TTC17-interacting protein (The sequence of the model RefSeq protein was modified relative to this genomic sequence to represent the inferred CDS: inserted 1 base in 1 codon), producing MIPGGAWQQEHRRMALRXFFSLRRQLCTSMAGVPLRRPACGAEELSPCLFAESLVMVSESGQPLGQFSVSVQLACYKEQGGQEEDCFLVRAASQSTVNEVPCGSSIMAYISKRLETLEQHQHEYVKFRAHPLDRKTHVVKRGGRLVVTKIIEEGEHEAQTQSFSYNCASLHGLVLEAANLLVLRVLAKRRAVPQDTFLAFDTEAHVCTSAYTAMGFQKQLVGMTEVEVFGIERAVCPDEGIPMTWQFYFLSDGHLARRVQVGSPATMLLQQLPVLIDVDEAEPRPVFEKKSLDWEEDVQLYSQFLDRKEELQAGHASYARRHPELRALLADFLQVLLLRKPDDVLTFAAEFFAPFATQRPPGSAFQASDKPSPFRGRV from the exons TTCCCCTCCGGCGGCCCGCCTGCG GCGCGGAGGAGTTGAGCCCCTGTCTCTTCGCGGAGTCGCTGGTCATGGTCTCGGAGAGCGGCCAGCCGCTTGGGCAGTTCTCAGTTTCGGTGCAGCTGGCCTGCTACAAGGAGCAGGGCGGGCAGGAAGAGGACTGCTTTCTGGTCCGCGCCGCCAGCCAGAGCACCGTCAACGAAGTGCCCTGCGGCTCCTCCATCATGG CTTATATATCAAAGCGGCTGGAAACCCTGGAGCAGCATCAGCATGAATACGTGAAG TTCAGAGCCCACCCCCTGGACAGAAAGACCCACGTAGTGAAGCGCGGAGGCAGGCTGGTTGTCACGAAAATCATTGAGGAAGGAGAG catgaggccCAGACCCAGAGCTTCTCCTACAACTGCGCCTCCCTGCATGGCCTCGTCTTGGAAGCTGCCAACTTGCTGGTGCTGCGGGTGCTGGCCAAGCGCAGGGCCGTGCCCCAGGATACCTTCCTGGCCTTCGACACCGAGGCCCACGTCTGCACCTCCGCCTAC ACTGCCATGggcttccagaagcagctggTGGGCATGACGGAGGTGGAGGTGTTTGGGATTGAGAGGGCCGTGTGCCCGGACGAGGGCATCCCCATGACCTGGCAGTTCTACTTCCTCTCCGACGG ACATTTGGCCCGTCGTGTCCAGGTTGGGTCCCCGGCCACCAtgctgctccagcagctgccCGTTCTCATCGATGTAG ATGAAGCGGAGCCCCGGCCTGTCTTCGAGAAGAAGTCCCTGGACTGGGAGGAAGACGTGCAGCTTTATTCCCAGTTCCTGGACAGGAAG GAGGAGCTGCAGGCCGGCCACGCCTCCTACGCCCGGCGCCACCCGGAGCTGCGGGCCCTGCTGGCCGACTTCCTGCAGGTCCTGCTGCTGCGCAAGCCCGACGACGTCCTCACCTTCGCCGCCGAGTTCTTCGCCCCGTTCGCCACCCAGCGCCCGCCGGGCAGCGCCTTCCAGGCCTCTGACAAGCCCAGCCCCTTCCGCGGCCGCGTGTGA